Part of the Halopseudomonas maritima genome, GCGCCTGCAGCATGTCGTGGCTATTGGCGCTGGTACGGCCCCAGATCTGTTGCAGGGCCAGGCGTTTCTCGTAGATCACCTTGAGTGCCTGGCTATGCTCCAGCATGGTCTGAATGCGGGCCTCGTGCTTTTCATTCAGCAGGCTGGTTTCGCGGCTGAGCAGGCGCTTGGCGCGGCGGAACAGGTGACGCACCGACTGATCCATGCGCTCCAGTTCACTGCGCACCGCCGGCTTGATGACCAGCTTGCGGTACTGGGCCATGATCTGGAAGCGGTTGTTGAGAATCGCCATGGCAGTGTCCATGTCCAGCGTTTGCTTGCCCTCAACGCGGTGGGCAATCGGTGCGGTACGGCGCACTTCGGCCAGGCCCAGCAGGCTGAACAGACGAATCCACAGCCAGCCCATGTCAAACTCCCACTTCTTGACCGAGAGTTTGGCCGAGTTGGGGTAGGTGTGGTGGTTGTTGTGCAGCTCTTCGCCGCCGATCAGGATGCCCCAGGGCAGGATGTTGGTGGCGGCGTCGCGGCACTCGAAGTTGCGGTAGCCCAGGGCGTGCCCCAGGCCGTTGATAACGCCGGCTGCTAATACCGGAATCCACATCATCTGCACCGCCCAGATGGTAATGCCTAGCACGCCGAACAGTGCCAGGTCGATCAGCGCCATCAGGGTCACGCCGGCAATCGGAAAGCGGCTGTAGAGGTTGCGCTCAATCCAGTCATCCGGGCAGTTCTTGCCGTAGATGCGCAGGGTTTCCTCGTTCTTGGCCTCTTCCATGTAGAGCTCTGCACCTTTGCGCAGCACGGTAGTCAGGCCCTTGTGCACGGGGCTGTGCGGGTCATCGGGTGTTTCGCATTTGGCATGATGCTTGCGATGGATGGCGGTCCATTCGCGGGTGTTCATGCTGGTTGTCAGCCACAGCCAAAAGCGGAAAAAATGCTTGAGCGCAGGATGCAGTTCAAGAGAGCGGTGCGCCGAGTAGCGGTGCAGGTACACTGTGACGCTGACGATGGTGATGTGTGTCAGGACCAGCGTGACTGCAATCAGTTGCCACACGGACAGGTCAAGTAAGCCGTTGTACCACATAAAGACAGTTTACCTCGTTAGAATGCGCGGGCTGCACGCCCGTTTCCGGCCGATTATGGACCAACAGATGTACGATGAACATGACCATGGGTCGCTCTGCCCCCCCTACTATAGTTACCGAATGTTGATTTGCCGCCCCGGAAACATCCCATGAGGTCCTCTTCCGGTGCTTGGGCCGTCACGCTGTCCTATATCGCTGTGGCGACGGTCTGGGTGCTGTTCAGCGACTCCTGGTTACGCATGCTGGATACGGAGCTGCAGTATCGCCTGCAAACGGTCAAGGGGGTCGGCTTTGTGCTGGTCACCGGGGTGCTGCTGTTCTTCTCGGTGCGCTATCACCTGCGTCGTCGCCGGCAGCAGGAGCGCGCGTTGCGCCGTAGCCAGGAACGTTTTGACCTGGCGTTGACCGGGGGTAACGACGGTGTCTGGGACTGGAACATCGACGCGCAGCAGCTATACCTGTCGCCACGCAGCTGCGAAATTCTGGGCTTGCCGCCTGGCAGCGCACCGCTCGGTGATTGGCTGCACCTGCTCGCCGCCGAGGACCGGGCCGGCGCCCATACGGCGCTGGTGCAGCACCTGCGCGGGGACTCTGAGCGGCTGGATGTGACCTGCCGTGTGGAGCACCCGGACGGCGGGGGCGGCTGGGTGCATGCCGGAGGTCGCGCCGTGCGCGACGAGATTGGCCGGGCCACGCGGCTGGTAGGCGTGCTGCGTGATGTCAGCGAGCAGGTGGCGCGCGAGCTGCGATTGCGGCAGGCAGGGGTGATGTTTGACTGTACCAGCGAAGGGATGCTGATCTGTGATGCTGGCCAGACCATTATCGACGTCAATAACGCCTTCTGCAGTATCACTGGTTATCGTGCGGACGAGGTGATTGGCCGTCACCCAAACCTGTTGGCCTCCGGACGTCACGACGCAGCCTTTTACCGACAGATGTGGCAGCAGCTGATGGGCAGCGGTCGCTGGTCCGGGGAAATCTGGAACCGGCGCAAGAATGGTGAAATCTATCCCCAATGGCAGAACATCATCGCCGTGCGCGACCAGCGCGGTGAGCTGAGCCATTATGTGGCGGTGTTTGCCGATCTCAGCACACTCAAGCGCAACCAGCAGGAAATCGACTACCTGGCCCACCACGACCCGCTGACCAAGCTGCCCAACCGCCTGCTGCTGAACGAGCGTCTGAGCACCGCCTTGGCGCGCGCTCGGCGCCAAGGCGGCGAGCTGGGCGTGCTGTTTATCGACCTGGACCGCTTCAAGGGTGTTAATGACAGCCTGGGGCACAGCGCCGGTGATCAACTGCTGCAGCGGGTGGCTGAGCGCATGCAGAGGGTCTGCGATGACGGCGATACGCTGGCGCGTCTGAGTAGTGAC contains:
- the desA gene encoding delta-9 fatty acid desaturase DesA — translated: MWYNGLLDLSVWQLIAVTLVLTHITIVSVTVYLHRYSAHRSLELHPALKHFFRFWLWLTTSMNTREWTAIHRKHHAKCETPDDPHSPVHKGLTTVLRKGAELYMEEAKNEETLRIYGKNCPDDWIERNLYSRFPIAGVTLMALIDLALFGVLGITIWAVQMMWIPVLAAGVINGLGHALGYRNFECRDAATNILPWGILIGGEELHNNHHTYPNSAKLSVKKWEFDMGWLWIRLFSLLGLAEVRRTAPIAHRVEGKQTLDMDTAMAILNNRFQIMAQYRKLVIKPAVRSELERMDQSVRHLFRRAKRLLSRETSLLNEKHEARIQTMLEHSQALKVIYEKRLALQQIWGRTSANSHDMLQALKDWCHQAEDSGIKALQEFADSLRTYSLRPAS
- a CDS encoding putative bifunctional diguanylate cyclase/phosphodiesterase, encoding MRSSSGAWAVTLSYIAVATVWVLFSDSWLRMLDTELQYRLQTVKGVGFVLVTGVLLFFSVRYHLRRRRQQERALRRSQERFDLALTGGNDGVWDWNIDAQQLYLSPRSCEILGLPPGSAPLGDWLHLLAAEDRAGAHTALVQHLRGDSERLDVTCRVEHPDGGGGWVHAGGRAVRDEIGRATRLVGVLRDVSEQVARELRLRQAGVMFDCTSEGMLICDAGQTIIDVNNAFCSITGYRADEVIGRHPNLLASGRHDAAFYRQMWQQLMGSGRWSGEIWNRRKNGEIYPQWQNIIAVRDQRGELSHYVAVFADLSTLKRNQQEIDYLAHHDPLTKLPNRLLLNERLSTALARARRQGGELGVLFIDLDRFKGVNDSLGHSAGDQLLQRVAERMQRVCDDGDTLARLSSDEFALLIERPLDVEQLGKLAERILRLLQAPFELSGQLLHMSASVGLAIFPRDGCDGAELLKNADSAMSLAKQRGRNGYAFYTQDLTAQARRRLSLETDLHEAINTGQLRVYYQLQKSLSEDRWVSAEALVRWEHPSQGIVAPGEFLPVARQAGLMGEIDEYVLDEACRQLRNWQQAGYGLESVAVNMSGYWLERGDVVRCVEQALRRHGLPPAALELEVTEDEMMQFGDAAVQLLDRLAALGVRLAIDDFGTGHSSLLRLKRMPVNKLKIDRGFVVDLPGSERDSAMARAIIALGKGLHLQLIAEGVETAAQQALLRELGCDVGQGYLYNRPLPAAQIEPLLQAPPHA